In one Alnus glutinosa chromosome 14, dhAlnGlut1.1, whole genome shotgun sequence genomic region, the following are encoded:
- the LOC133857267 gene encoding ammonium transporter 1 member 2-like, whose amino-acid sequence MAAAITCSAADLHSLLGGAGNGTAAAEYLCSRFDAISNKFVDTAYAVDTTYLLFSAYLVFSMQLGFAMLCAGSVRAKNTMNIMLTNVLDAATGGIFYYLFGFAFAFGGPSNGLIGAHFFGLEKFPSSSFDYGYFLYQWAFAIAAAGITSGSIAERTQFIAYLIYSSFLTGLVYPIVSHWFWSADGWASPARSDNNLLFGSGVIDFAGSGVVHLVGAVAGFWGAFIEGPRIGRFDHGGRAVVMRGHSGTLVVLGTFLLWFGWYGFNPGSFISISKAYGESGSYYGQWSAVGRTAVTTTLAGCSAALTTLFGKRLLSGHWNVTDVCNGLLGGFAAITSGCSVVDPWAAILCGFVAAWVLIGCNKLAEKFKYDDPLEAAQLHGGCGSWGIIFTALFAKKAYVNEVYPGLPDRPYGLLMGGGARLLAAHVVQILVVVGWASVTMGTLFWLLHALKLLRISSDEEMAGMDLTSHGGFAYEYNDHEGELESLKNRVELTKKDSSAV is encoded by the coding sequence ATGGCGGCTGCTATCACCTGCTCTGCTGCCGACCTCCACTCTCTACTGGGTGGTGCCGGGAATGGCACGGCTGCCGCCGAATACCTTTGTAGCCGCTTTGATGCCATCTCGAACAAGTTTGTTGACACAGCCTATGCTGTTGACACCACCTACCTTCTCTTCTCTGCTTATCTTGTCTTTTCCATGCAGCTTGGTTTTGCCATGTTGTGCGCCGGCTCTGTTCGTGCCAAGAACACTATGAACATCATGCTCACCAATGTCCTCGATGCCGCAACGGGCGGGATCTTCTACTATCTCTTCGGCTTTGCCTTCGCCTTTGGCGGGCCGTCAAACGGTCTCATTGGCGCACACTTCTTTGGCCTCGAGAAGTTTCCTTCCTCCTCTTTTGACTACGGTTACTTCCTTTATCAATGGGCTTTTGCCATCGCAGCCGCCGGAATAACGAGCGGTTCGATCGCGGAACGAACGCAGTTCATTGCGTATTTGATCTATTCGTCTTTCCTGACCGGTTTGGTCTATCCAATTGTTTCTCATTGGTTCTGGTCTGCTGATGGTTGGGCAAGCCCTGCTCGATCTGATAATAACCTCTTGTTTGGATCTGGAGTCATTGATTTTGCTGGTTCAGGTGTGGTTCACTTGGTTGGAGCTGTTGCCGGTTTTTGGGGCGCCTTCATTGAAGGACCGCGCATCGGCCGGTTTGATCATGGCGGCCGAGCCGTGGTGATGCGCGGACATAGCGGGACTTTAGTCGTTTTGGGGACTTTCCTGCTCTGGTTTGGCTGGTATGGATTCAATCCTGGTTCGTTTATCAGCATCTCGAAGGCTTATGGAGAGAGCGGTTCTTATTATGGGCAATGGAGTGCCGTTGGGAGAACCGCAGTTACAACAACTCTTGCCGGATGCTCTGCTGCCCTGACCACACTTTTCGGGAAACGCCTACTTTCCGGCCACTGGAATGTCACCGATGTATGCAATGGTTTGCTAGGTGGGTTTGCGGCAATCACCTCCGGCTGCTCGGTTGTTGATCCTTGGGCGGCAATCCTATGTGGGTTTGTTGCTGCTTGGGTTCTCATTGGCTGCAACAAGCTTGCTGAAAAATTCAAGTATGACGATCCATTGGAAGCGGCGCAACTTCATGGCGGCTGCGGCTCGTGGGGGATAATCTTCACTGCCTTGTTTGCAAAGAAGGCGTATGTCAACGAGGTTTATCCGGGGCTACCTGACCGGCCATATGGGCTGCTCATGGGCGGCGGTGCAAGGCTCTTGGCTGCGCACGTTGTCCAGATTTTGGTGGTTGTAGGATGGGCGAGCGTTACCATGGGGACATTGTTCTGGTTGCTGCACGCATTGAAGCTTCTGAGAATTTCATCAGATGAGGAGATGGCAGGAATGGATTTGACGAGCCACGGCGGATTTGCTTACGAATATAATGATCATGAAGGTGAGCTTGAGAGTCTGAAAAACAGAGTTGAGTTGACAAAGAAGGATTCCTCAGCTGTTTGA